From Nonlabens sp. Ci31, the proteins below share one genomic window:
- a CDS encoding glycosyltransferase family 9 protein — protein sequence MPLPQRILIIRLSAMGDVAMCVPVLLALKRDYPSVEIVALSRKRFRSILEHIPDITFIEADVDGIHKGISGLYKLSRKIKALEIHAVADFHNVLRSKILRAFLKGIPKAKIDKGRADKKKLINDPDFFQPLKHSTERYADVLRDLGFNIKLKGTEFLPKQSLLPQIQEQISLNSSKWIGFAPFAAHQNKAITLQKAKEMVKEIAQNDQASILLLGGGKKETEQLKDIANSYKNVINLAGTTNFKNELAVISNLDAMIAMDSGNGHLAALYGVPVITLWGNTHPYAGFAPYAQPQENQLTANREQFPLIPTSVFGNKMVTGYEDVTDTIKIKAVIERLKEVLE from the coding sequence ATGCCGCTACCTCAACGCATACTCATCATTAGACTAAGCGCTATGGGCGATGTGGCGATGTGCGTTCCTGTTTTACTAGCTTTAAAAAGAGATTACCCAAGTGTAGAGATCGTTGCGCTTTCGCGAAAGCGATTCCGTTCCATCCTCGAGCATATTCCAGACATCACTTTTATAGAAGCAGATGTCGATGGAATCCATAAAGGAATTTCTGGTCTTTATAAACTTTCTAGAAAAATAAAAGCACTAGAAATCCATGCTGTAGCTGATTTTCACAATGTACTGCGCAGTAAGATCTTACGTGCTTTTCTTAAAGGAATTCCCAAAGCCAAAATCGACAAAGGGCGCGCTGATAAAAAGAAACTGATCAACGACCCTGACTTCTTCCAGCCCTTAAAACACAGTACAGAACGCTATGCAGATGTGCTCAGGGATTTGGGTTTTAATATTAAATTAAAAGGAACCGAGTTTTTACCTAAACAGAGCCTTTTACCTCAAATTCAGGAGCAAATAAGCCTTAATTCTTCCAAATGGATAGGTTTTGCCCCTTTTGCTGCACACCAGAATAAAGCCATTACACTACAAAAGGCTAAAGAGATGGTCAAGGAAATAGCACAAAACGATCAAGCTAGTATCTTACTTTTAGGTGGTGGGAAAAAAGAAACAGAACAATTAAAAGACATCGCAAATTCTTATAAAAATGTGATCAACCTCGCTGGTACCACAAATTTTAAAAACGAACTAGCCGTTATCTCTAATCTAGACGCGATGATTGCTATGGACAGTGGTAACGGCCACCTCGCAGCTCTATATGGTGTTCCTGTCATTACTTTATGGGGAAACACACATCCTTATGCAGGTTTTGCACCTTATGCACAACCACAGGAAAACCAACTCACGGCAAATCGCGAGCAATTTCCATTGATTCCAACTTCTGTTTTTGGGAATAAAATGGTAACCGGCTATGAAGATGTGACTGATACTATTAAGATAAAAGCTGTTATAGAACGGTTGAAGGAAGTTTTGGAATGA
- a CDS encoding DUF4254 domain-containing protein yields the protein MFSNKANKIFQTVIDKYHVVNTVDQSFENPYDRNTHLIEHLLYRKCWIDTVQWHYEDIIRDPQIDPVAALTLKRKIDASNQDRTDMVEYIDGYFLDQYIDVKIKDAATINTESPAWAVDRMSILALKIYHMNEEATRTDASSEHINTCQKKLDILLEQRIDLSTALDQLLEDISKGNKYMKVYKQMKMYNDDELNPVLRALK from the coding sequence ATGTTTTCGAATAAAGCCAATAAAATTTTCCAAACTGTTATCGATAAATACCATGTTGTAAATACGGTAGATCAGAGTTTTGAAAACCCTTACGACCGCAATACACATCTTATAGAGCATTTACTGTATCGCAAATGCTGGATTGATACCGTTCAATGGCATTATGAAGACATTATTAGAGACCCGCAAATTGATCCTGTTGCCGCACTGACTCTTAAAAGAAAAATCGACGCGAGCAATCAAGATCGCACCGATATGGTAGAATATATAGATGGTTACTTTCTAGACCAATACATCGATGTGAAAATTAAAGATGCTGCTACTATCAATACAGAAAGTCCTGCATGGGCAGTAGACCGCATGTCTATTCTAGCATTGAAAATATACCATATGAATGAAGAAGCAACTCGTACAGATGCTTCCTCAGAACATATCAACACTTGTCAAAAGAAACTGGACATTCTTCTAGAGCAACGCATTGATTTATCCACTGCGCTTGATCAATTGTTAGAAGATATCTCTAAAGGAAACAAGTACATGAAAGTGTATAAGCAGATGAAAATGTACAATGACGACGAACTTAATCCAGTACTCAGAGCTTTAAAATAA
- a CDS encoding DUF6341 family protein, whose product METLLDAIVSLFELILIPFDALRELESESWFAANAVSWIAILILIAAVVYWMLQLKKYDKDEDKTQTGHSFLG is encoded by the coding sequence ATGGAAACTTTATTAGACGCAATAGTAAGCTTATTTGAACTTATTTTAATTCCTTTTGATGCTCTAAGAGAACTAGAGAGTGAAAGTTGGTTTGCAGCAAACGCCGTATCATGGATCGCAATTCTTATCCTAATAGCTGCTGTTGTTTACTGGATGTTACAACTTAAAAAGTACGATAAGGATGAGGACAAAACTCAAACTGGTCACTCTTTCTTAGGATAA
- the purD gene encoding phosphoribosylamine--glycine ligase, giving the protein MNVLLLGSGGREHAFAHSIIKSPLLTNLFVAPGNAGTQKIATNVDLGITDFPAIKAFVLERGISMVIVGPEAPLVEGIYDYFQTEELQHINVIGPSKQAAVLEGSKEFAKEFMQRNNIPTAAYQSFTKETLKEGMAFIDRLKPPYVLKADGLAGGKGVLIIPQAEEAKESLEEMLVSGKFGAASHKVVIEEFLDGIEMSVFVMTDGVSYKVMPTAKDYKRIGEGDTGLNTGGMGAVSPVPFADDTLMQKIEDLVIKPTVEGFAKEGIVYKGFVFIGLMIVNGAPEVIEYNVRMGDPETEVVLPRISSDLLAHLHAFAKAELHKEKLTIDSRSATTVMCVAGGYPEAYDKGMEISGLKNVEDSIVFHAGTTLKEGKIVTNGGRVMAVTSYGNDFKQALKKSYQNVEKLHFDKMYYRKDIGFDL; this is encoded by the coding sequence ATGAATGTTCTCCTTTTAGGAAGCGGTGGCCGCGAGCACGCTTTTGCACACTCGATCATTAAAAGTCCTCTTCTTACCAACTTATTTGTCGCTCCAGGAAACGCTGGAACTCAGAAAATTGCAACAAATGTAGATCTAGGAATTACCGACTTTCCTGCTATCAAAGCCTTTGTTCTTGAGAGAGGGATTTCTATGGTTATCGTAGGTCCAGAAGCGCCTCTTGTAGAAGGTATTTACGATTATTTCCAGACAGAAGAGTTACAACATATCAATGTTATAGGCCCCTCTAAACAAGCTGCGGTTCTAGAAGGTTCTAAAGAATTTGCAAAGGAATTTATGCAGCGCAACAATATTCCTACAGCAGCTTATCAGAGTTTTACAAAAGAGACCTTAAAAGAAGGAATGGCTTTTATAGACCGTCTGAAACCACCATATGTACTTAAAGCAGATGGACTTGCTGGCGGTAAAGGAGTACTTATCATCCCGCAAGCTGAGGAAGCAAAAGAATCTCTTGAGGAAATGCTGGTAAGCGGGAAATTTGGTGCTGCGTCTCATAAAGTAGTCATAGAAGAATTTCTTGATGGCATTGAGATGAGTGTTTTTGTCATGACTGATGGTGTCTCCTATAAAGTGATGCCTACTGCAAAGGATTACAAACGCATAGGTGAAGGAGACACAGGACTAAATACTGGTGGTATGGGCGCTGTCTCTCCAGTTCCTTTTGCAGACGATACGTTGATGCAAAAAATAGAAGATCTGGTGATAAAACCTACTGTTGAAGGTTTTGCAAAAGAAGGTATCGTTTATAAAGGTTTTGTATTCATCGGTTTGATGATTGTGAATGGAGCACCTGAAGTCATCGAGTATAATGTAAGAATGGGCGATCCAGAGACCGAAGTAGTCTTGCCTCGTATTTCAAGTGATTTGCTGGCTCATTTGCACGCTTTCGCGAAAGCGGAACTACACAAAGAAAAGCTCACTATAGATTCCAGAAGTGCGACCACTGTTATGTGTGTAGCAGGCGGCTATCCAGAAGCCTATGACAAAGGAATGGAAATCTCTGGGTTGAAAAATGTAGAAGACAGCATCGTTTTTCATGCAGGTACGACTCTAAAAGAAGGGAAAATAGTAACTAACGGTGGACGTGTTATGGCGGTAACTAGCTACGGAAACGATTTCAAACAGGCACTAAAAAAATCCTACCAAAATGTAGAGAAACTACATTTTGATAAGATGTACTATCGTAAGGATATAGGTTTTGACCTATAA
- a CDS encoding type II toxin-antitoxin system RelE/ParE family toxin, which yields MIFIAIDSFCYADGKVDKIQKGMWTLRNEPNLGKMATENNNFTLRELAAGNYRVIYEVKNTDCIEIIFIHQGARDSNKRFKKL from the coding sequence ATGATTTTTATTGCAATAGATTCTTTTTGTTATGCCGATGGCAAAGTTGATAAAATTCAAAAAGGGATGTGGACCCTTAGAAATGAACCTAATCTAGGCAAAATGGCAACTGAAAACAACAATTTTACTCTTAGAGAATTAGCTGCTGGTAATTATAGAGTCATTTATGAAGTCAAAAATACCGATTGTATAGAAATAATTTTTATTCATCAGGGAGCGCGAGATTCAAATAAAAGATTCAAAAAACTATAA
- a CDS encoding phenylacetate--CoA ligase family protein: protein MPVKLFDTILKLQGFEIDKARTAFDISDSGDIENRKQAIVKHHFTNNHFYNSLVTDKTVSWEELPVLTKQNLQQALHKRLSKGFTTKNIFKGKTSGSSGQPFTYAKDKYAHAMTWAAFHKAYKQHGVDLNTSLQARFYGIPLSGKGRYIELVKDFVSYRKRFPIFNMNDDVLEGFVHQFAKNDFEYINGYTSSIVLLAKYCQSKSVVLKSICPSLKIGIVTSEMLFPDDRLLLEEWLGIPIINEYGASEVGLIAMQNAKGDFEINQQNLYVEVVDEENRQVPDGELGSILVTDLYNKAHPMIRYEIGDLGSLETLHNGTRVLKDLQGRTSDVALLPSGKVVPGLTFYYVTKAIIKEDLDILEFIVIQKEPASFEIQYVSKSDMEDALKKKIQNSMDEYLEPGLSVIYSRHKVLDRSKRGKLKQFISEV from the coding sequence GTGCCTGTAAAACTCTTCGACACCATATTAAAGCTGCAAGGTTTTGAGATCGACAAAGCGCGTACTGCTTTTGATATATCAGATTCAGGCGATATAGAAAACCGCAAACAAGCTATAGTAAAACACCACTTCACCAACAATCATTTTTACAATAGCCTTGTAACTGATAAAACAGTTTCTTGGGAAGAATTACCTGTTTTAACCAAACAAAACTTACAGCAAGCCTTGCACAAGCGATTGAGTAAAGGCTTTACCACAAAAAATATCTTCAAAGGGAAAACTAGCGGTTCCAGCGGTCAGCCTTTTACATATGCTAAAGATAAATATGCACATGCGATGACGTGGGCAGCTTTTCATAAAGCCTATAAGCAACATGGAGTTGATTTAAACACTTCATTACAAGCACGTTTTTATGGCATTCCACTAAGCGGAAAAGGAAGGTATATAGAGCTTGTTAAAGATTTTGTGAGTTATCGCAAACGCTTTCCTATTTTCAATATGAATGATGACGTCTTGGAAGGCTTTGTCCATCAGTTCGCAAAAAATGACTTTGAATACATCAATGGTTATACCAGCAGTATTGTTTTACTGGCAAAATACTGTCAAAGTAAAAGTGTGGTTCTCAAAAGTATTTGTCCATCACTTAAAATAGGAATCGTTACCAGCGAAATGCTTTTCCCGGACGACCGATTGCTTTTAGAAGAATGGCTAGGAATTCCAATAATAAATGAATATGGAGCAAGCGAAGTAGGATTGATTGCCATGCAAAATGCAAAAGGGGATTTTGAAATCAACCAACAGAATCTTTATGTAGAAGTAGTTGATGAAGAAAACAGGCAAGTTCCTGATGGAGAACTAGGCAGCATTCTAGTCACCGATCTTTACAACAAAGCACATCCTATGATACGTTATGAAATTGGGGATCTGGGTAGTCTAGAAACCCTACATAACGGAACACGAGTTTTAAAAGACCTGCAAGGACGCACGAGTGATGTCGCTTTATTACCAAGTGGTAAAGTAGTTCCAGGATTGACTTTTTATTACGTGACTAAAGCCATTATCAAAGAAGACCTAGATATTCTAGAATTTATAGTCATTCAAAAAGAACCGGCTTCTTTTGAAATTCAATATGTGAGTAAAAGTGATATGGAGGATGCTCTGAAAAAGAAGATTCAAAACTCTATGGATGAGTATCTTGAGCCTGGTCTATCTGTTATTTATTCGAGACACAAGGTTCTTGATCGCAGTAAACGAGGGAAATTGAAGCAGTTTATCAGTGAGGTTTAG
- a CDS encoding glycosyltransferase family 2 protein, which yields MSLVSIITPTFNSLTTIKESLDSILAQTHRPLEIIVVDDGSADGSYAFAKAYAAKNTSSELTFINLKNTSNSGAGITRNKGIEAATGTYIAFLDADDLWKPHKLEVQLHAMKKQKATFCYGAYEIFKSSPDQPEFIHQVFEKLTFERLLKANYLGNLTGIYNAKKLGKFYMPALRKRQDWAMWLDVIQKAEFAIGIQKPIASYHKGDGLSSNKLDLIKYNYAVYRTHLGYSTLKSSWMMLQFFYEQFFVKSKLLSKVK from the coding sequence ATGAGTCTGGTTTCTATCATAACGCCTACGTTTAATAGCCTTACAACGATAAAAGAATCCTTGGACAGTATTCTAGCACAAACGCATCGGCCGTTAGAAATCATTGTTGTAGATGATGGTAGTGCTGATGGTAGTTACGCTTTCGCGAAAGCTTATGCTGCAAAAAACACCTCTTCAGAACTAACTTTTATCAACTTAAAAAACACTTCAAATTCTGGGGCTGGAATCACTCGCAATAAAGGAATAGAAGCCGCAACCGGCACCTATATAGCTTTCTTAGATGCAGACGATTTATGGAAACCTCATAAACTAGAAGTACAGCTTCATGCGATGAAAAAGCAGAAGGCTACTTTTTGTTATGGCGCTTATGAAATTTTTAAATCATCCCCAGATCAGCCAGAATTTATTCATCAAGTATTTGAAAAGCTGACTTTTGAGAGACTCTTAAAAGCCAATTATTTAGGCAATCTTACTGGGATTTACAACGCAAAAAAACTAGGAAAATTCTACATGCCAGCATTGCGTAAAAGACAAGATTGGGCCATGTGGCTGGATGTGATTCAAAAAGCAGAATTTGCCATAGGAATTCAAAAACCTATAGCTAGTTACCATAAAGGTGACGGTTTATCTTCTAATAAGTTAGATCTTATCAAATACAACTATGCCGTTTACAGAACACATTTAGGATATTCTACCTTAAAAAGTAGCTGGATGATGCTGCAGTTTTTTTATGAGCAGTTTTTTGTGAAAAGTAAATTACTATCTAAAGTGAAATAG
- a CDS encoding exopolysaccharide biosynthesis polyprenyl glycosylphosphotransferase yields MTTKTLQNISADSIAYRNGRFSGFIRPLSYVVDLSLIILAASYFFKESFDLLTYSIFIGICWVIVSMQLDFYRIRRNTKFTTLLSRLAKQSVFFAFVVFAFFGYYYELNRESTFIFNYIGATITGVSFVKISLFFILKNYRSALGGNYRNVVILGKNKDTQQLLDFFKTHTDLGYRSKKLIDVTASSFSLPAFKEWVIQEKIDEIFCSVTELNNEQLIALTDFADNNLRTLKFIPNTATVLSKHLQYDYYGLTPVLSLREIPLDDIAHKFAKRTFDILFSLLVITCVMSWLTPLIAIIIKMESKGPVFFKQSRNGLDYKEFTCFKFRSMVPNTTAHLHQVKRGDLRITKIGRFLRKTSVDELPQFFNVLLGDMSVVGPRPHMVSHTHMYAERIDKFMVRHFVKPGITGLAQVSGYRGEVETEEDIKGRVRNDIYYIENWNIALDLKIIFKTIGNVFQGEEKAY; encoded by the coding sequence GTGACCACAAAGACTTTACAAAACATATCCGCAGATAGTATCGCCTATCGCAATGGCCGTTTTTCTGGTTTTATAAGACCCCTTTCCTATGTAGTGGATTTGAGTCTTATCATTCTTGCTGCGTCTTATTTTTTCAAAGAAAGTTTTGACTTACTTACCTATAGTATTTTTATAGGTATTTGCTGGGTGATTGTCTCCATGCAGCTGGATTTTTATAGAATACGTAGGAATACAAAATTCACCACTTTACTGTCACGCCTGGCTAAGCAGTCTGTATTTTTTGCATTTGTAGTATTTGCTTTTTTTGGGTATTACTATGAGCTCAACAGAGAATCTACCTTTATATTTAATTACATAGGAGCTACTATTACTGGTGTTTCATTTGTGAAAATATCCTTGTTTTTTATACTTAAAAACTACCGCAGCGCGTTGGGTGGAAACTATAGAAATGTAGTGATTTTAGGTAAAAACAAAGATACCCAACAGCTTCTTGATTTTTTCAAAACACATACAGACCTGGGCTACCGTTCTAAAAAATTAATTGATGTCACTGCAAGTTCCTTTTCTCTGCCTGCGTTTAAGGAATGGGTGATTCAAGAGAAAATAGATGAAATTTTTTGCTCTGTCACCGAATTGAATAATGAGCAGCTCATAGCGCTTACCGATTTTGCAGATAATAACCTGAGGACACTTAAATTCATTCCTAATACAGCAACAGTGCTCTCTAAGCATTTACAATATGATTATTACGGTTTAACACCTGTGCTGTCTTTAAGAGAGATCCCGCTGGATGATATCGCTCATAAATTTGCAAAAAGAACCTTTGATATTCTGTTCTCCTTGTTAGTGATTACTTGCGTGATGTCTTGGCTCACTCCTTTAATTGCTATTATCATCAAGATGGAATCTAAAGGTCCTGTTTTCTTTAAACAATCTCGCAACGGTTTGGATTACAAGGAGTTCACTTGTTTTAAGTTTCGTTCTATGGTTCCTAATACTACCGCACACTTACATCAGGTAAAACGGGGTGACCTTAGAATTACTAAGATAGGTCGGTTTTTACGCAAGACGAGTGTTGATGAATTACCGCAATTTTTCAATGTTCTTTTAGGAGACATGAGTGTGGTAGGACCGCGACCGCATATGGTAAGTCACACCCATATGTATGCCGAGCGGATTGATAAATTTATGGTACGTCACTTTGTAAAACCTGGCATTACAGGACTTGCTCAAGTAAGTGGTTACCGAGGCGAAGTAGAAACAGAAGAAGATATCAAAGGACGTGTACGCAATGATATTTATTACATCGAGAATTGGAACATCGCTTTAGACCTAAAAATCATTTTTAAAACCATTGGCAATGTGTTTCAGGGTGAAGAAAAAGCTTATTAA
- a CDS encoding UDP-glucuronic acid decarboxylase family protein: MKKRVLITGAAGFLGSHLCDRFIKEGYRVVAMDNLITGDLKNIEHLFPHEDFEFYNHDVSNYVHVAGDLDYILHFASPASPIDYLKIPIQTLKVGSLGTHNLLGLAKAKNARLLIASTSEIYGDPLVHPQDESYYGNVNTIGPRGVYDEAKRFQESLTMAYHRFHGLETRIVRIFNTYGPRMRLNDGRVIPAFMGQALRGEDITVFGDGSQTRSFCYVDDQVEGIYRLLLSDYSDPVNIGNPNEITIGDFAEEIIALTGTDQKVVYRDLPQDDPLKRRPDISLAKKILDWEPKVGREEGMKLTYDYFKSLSPEDLNKRDHKDFTKHIRR, encoded by the coding sequence ATGAAAAAAAGAGTTCTTATTACCGGTGCTGCTGGATTTTTAGGTTCGCACCTTTGCGATCGTTTTATAAAAGAAGGCTACCGAGTTGTAGCGATGGATAACCTGATCACTGGCGATCTTAAAAATATCGAACACCTTTTCCCTCATGAAGATTTTGAGTTCTACAACCACGATGTCTCTAATTATGTTCACGTAGCTGGAGATCTAGATTATATTTTACACTTTGCTAGCCCAGCAAGTCCCATAGACTATTTAAAGATTCCTATCCAAACCTTAAAAGTAGGTTCTCTAGGAACGCATAACCTTTTAGGTCTGGCAAAAGCAAAAAATGCGAGGCTACTTATCGCTTCTACTAGTGAGATTTACGGTGATCCTTTAGTACATCCTCAAGATGAAAGTTATTATGGTAATGTAAATACAATAGGGCCGCGTGGCGTTTATGACGAGGCAAAACGATTTCAAGAATCCTTGACAATGGCTTACCACAGGTTTCATGGATTAGAAACCCGTATCGTACGTATTTTTAATACCTATGGGCCGAGAATGCGACTCAATGATGGTCGTGTGATTCCTGCTTTTATGGGTCAAGCACTGCGAGGAGAAGACATCACTGTTTTCGGTGATGGATCGCAAACAAGGTCTTTCTGTTATGTGGACGATCAAGTAGAAGGAATTTATAGATTACTGCTTAGTGATTATTCAGACCCTGTAAACATAGGGAACCCTAACGAAATCACCATAGGAGATTTTGCTGAAGAAATTATTGCACTTACAGGAACCGACCAAAAAGTAGTCTATAGAGATCTTCCACAAGACGATCCATTGAAAAGACGTCCAGATATTTCACTTGCTAAAAAAATCCTCGATTGGGAACCTAAAGTGGGTCGTGAAGAAGGAATGAAATTAACTTATGACTATTTCAAATCACTATCTCCAGAAGATTTAAACAAACGTGACCACAAAGACTTTACAAAACATATCCGCAGATAG
- a CDS encoding peptidoglycan DD-metalloendopeptidase family protein, producing the protein MKVDISLNCYKIEALIIMTLKHLIDPKYSSEDYFPINLSVANSFWDKNDVSDIPVFENYLQEKRTLTGKSVAHGGYLEQRALYRRSARFQTGKVRDVHMGIDLWAPAGTSVHAFMDGVVHSFAHNDDAGNYGPTLILEHDLNGKKLYTLYGHLSISDMEKWSVGFRFRESEIIASLGKPEENGGYSPHLHFQIMTDMKTYKGDFPGVAATEELGDYKEIILDPNPFIFDSAVL; encoded by the coding sequence ATGAAGGTAGATATTTCATTAAATTGCTATAAAATTGAAGCCTTAATTATCATGACATTGAAACACCTTATCGATCCTAAATACAGTTCAGAAGACTATTTCCCTATAAATCTGTCGGTTGCAAATTCCTTTTGGGATAAGAATGATGTGAGTGACATTCCTGTTTTTGAAAATTATTTGCAAGAAAAACGCACTCTTACTGGTAAATCTGTGGCTCACGGCGGTTACTTAGAACAGCGTGCTTTGTATAGAAGATCGGCTAGGTTTCAGACTGGTAAGGTACGAGATGTTCATATGGGAATCGATCTTTGGGCTCCAGCTGGGACTAGCGTTCACGCATTTATGGATGGCGTAGTACACAGTTTTGCTCACAACGACGACGCTGGAAACTACGGTCCTACCTTGATTTTGGAACACGATCTCAACGGTAAAAAACTCTATACGCTTTATGGCCATCTCTCTATAAGTGACATGGAAAAATGGTCTGTGGGATTCCGCTTTCGCGAAAGCGAGATCATAGCAAGCCTAGGAAAACCAGAAGAGAATGGTGGTTATTCTCCACACCTGCACTTTCAAATCATGACCGATATGAAAACTTATAAAGGCGACTTCCCGGGTGTTGCAGCAACAGAAGAGCTGGGGGATTATAAGGAGATTATTCTTGATCCCAATCCATTTATTTTTGATAGCGCTGTGCTCTAA
- a CDS encoding CoA transferase subunit A — MINRTVKGVEEALEGVKSDMTLMVGGFGLSGIPENSIAQLVKMGVMNLTCISNNAGVDGFGLGLLLQGKQIKKMISSYVGENDEFERQMLSGELEVDLIPQGTLAERCRAAQAGIPAFFTPAGYGTEVAEGKEVRDFDGKPHILEQAFKADFAFVKAWKGDEAGNLIFKGTARNFNPVMAGAAAITVAEVEELVPAGELDPNEIHIPGIFVKRIFQGEKYEKRIEQRTVRSRK; from the coding sequence ATGATCAATAGAACGGTAAAAGGTGTGGAAGAAGCACTGGAAGGCGTTAAAAGCGATATGACTTTGATGGTAGGTGGTTTTGGACTGTCTGGAATTCCTGAAAATAGTATCGCTCAACTGGTAAAAATGGGAGTTATGAATCTTACTTGTATTTCAAATAATGCAGGTGTAGATGGCTTTGGCTTAGGTTTATTACTTCAAGGAAAACAAATCAAGAAAATGATTTCTTCCTACGTAGGGGAAAATGACGAGTTTGAACGCCAGATGTTGAGCGGTGAGTTGGAGGTAGATTTGATCCCTCAAGGAACACTAGCCGAAAGATGTCGCGCAGCACAAGCCGGTATCCCTGCATTTTTTACACCAGCAGGCTATGGTACTGAAGTAGCCGAAGGAAAGGAAGTCAGAGATTTTGACGGAAAGCCACATATTCTAGAACAGGCCTTCAAAGCAGATTTTGCCTTTGTAAAAGCATGGAAAGGAGACGAGGCTGGAAATTTAATTTTTAAAGGAACAGCTCGTAACTTTAATCCGGTAATGGCTGGTGCAGCTGCGATTACTGTTGCTGAGGTAGAAGAACTGGTTCCTGCAGGGGAATTAGATCCCAATGAGATTCATATTCCAGGAATATTTGTAAAACGCATTTTCCAAGGAGAGAAGTATGAGAAGAGAATTGAGCAAAGGACAGTTCGCAGTCGAAAATAA
- a CDS encoding four helix bundle protein translates to MRNIKDNAIGSLTFNFSLQIIDFVQQLKSQKDWDLASQLFRSGTSIGANVWEAQNAESTLFINLKLAQRKATNLNTVGIM, encoded by the coding sequence ATGAGAAATATAAAAGATAATGCTATCGGTAGTTTGACTTTTAATTTTTCGCTACAAATTATTGATTTTGTCCAGCAACTAAAAAGTCAGAAAGATTGGGATTTAGCATCGCAACTCTTCAGATCCGGAACGAGTATAGGGGCAAACGTTTGGGAAGCTCAAAACGCAGAAAGCACTTTATTCATAAATTTAAAATTGGCGCAAAGGAAAGCGACGAATCTGAATACTGTTGGAATTATGTGA
- a CDS encoding CoA transferase subunit B: protein MLDKIGIAKRIAQEVKDGYYVNLGIGIPTLVANYVSDGMQVEFQSENGVLGMGPFPFEGEEDPDVINAGKQTITTLPGASFFDSAMSFGMIRGQHVDLTILGAMEVAENGDIANWKIPGKMVKGMGGAMDLVASAENIIVAMMHTNRAGASKLLKRCSLPLTGVNCINKVVTNLAVLEVTDKGFKLLERAPGVSVEEIQNATEGTLIIDGEIPEMKI, encoded by the coding sequence ATGTTAGACAAAATAGGAATAGCAAAGAGAATAGCGCAAGAAGTAAAAGACGGTTACTATGTAAATTTAGGAATAGGAATACCAACTTTGGTAGCTAATTATGTATCTGATGGAATGCAAGTAGAATTTCAATCTGAAAATGGAGTTCTCGGAATGGGACCATTTCCTTTTGAGGGAGAAGAAGATCCAGATGTGATCAACGCGGGTAAACAAACCATCACCACATTGCCAGGCGCTAGCTTTTTTGACAGTGCCATGAGTTTTGGTATGATAAGAGGACAACACGTTGACCTGACTATTTTAGGAGCTATGGAAGTAGCTGAAAATGGCGATATAGCCAATTGGAAAATACCAGGTAAAATGGTAAAAGGAATGGGTGGCGCTATGGATCTAGTAGCCAGTGCTGAGAATATTATCGTTGCGATGATGCATACCAATAGAGCAGGAGCTTCTAAACTCTTAAAAAGATGTTCTTTGCCATTAACAGGTGTGAATTGTATCAATAAAGTCGTGACCAACCTTGCTGTTCTTGAAGTAACGGATAAAGGTTTTAAATTATTAGAACGCGCTCCAGGAGTGAGTGTAGAAGAAATTCAAAATGCTACAGAAGGGACATTGATTATTGATGGAGAGATTCCGGAGATGAAGATTTAA